In Schistocerca americana isolate TAMUIC-IGC-003095 chromosome 7, iqSchAmer2.1, whole genome shotgun sequence, a single genomic region encodes these proteins:
- the LOC124622878 gene encoding vegetative cell wall protein gp1-like, whose translation MDIHVLQSQPAQKVAFKDSSTVRVGNKLVRNKPPTQPSAMRPKHLVRGGFQPRLPTSLPPPRQQQQPSPLPRRQPVPLMPPAQLHPGAPQVVAPAPAVPLQSPPPSEQMDVDPSAGPPSQAVAVQPVLQPLSLGTPKEYDTAAPCPAPTQQPSTQRQETLPLFVGPDAPSRPVPEAAPVVTGPLG comes from the exons atggatattcatgttcttcaaagccagcccgcccagaaggtcgcgtttaaagactcttccacggttcgtgtgggtaataaacttgttcgcaataagccacccacccagccctctgctatgcgacccaagc atttggtccgcggcgggttccagccgcgccttccgacttcgctgccgcccccaaggcagcagcagcagccgtcgccgctaccacgccgacagcccgtcccgttgatgcctcccgcgcagcttcatccgggagcgccccaggtggtcgctccggcgcctgcggtccctcttcagtcgccaccgccttcggagcagatggacgtcgacccctcagccgggccgccatcccaagcggtggctgtgcagcctgtcctgcagccgctttccttgggcacccccaaggagtatgacaccgcagcgccttgtccggcgcccactcagcagccgtcgacgcagcgtcaggagacgctgcccctcttcgtgggtcccgacgccccgtcgcgtccagtaccagaagctgcgcccgtggtcacaggc ccgctgggctaa